DNA sequence from the Butyricimonas faecalis genome:
CCCAGGCTCCGAGACCGATAGCAGGACAACCGCAGCGGCCTATGACGGCACAACCGCTGCAACAGCCTTCGATGTGGCCACCGCAACAACCGCCGCAAAGACCGCTTCCGCCACAGCCGCAATATGCCGGACAACAGCCTACGGCTCCGCAGCCTCCATACGGGGCACAGTCTGACACGCACTGGCAGGAACAGGCATTCTCTCCCGAAGACTACCCTGCGCAATATCCCGCGGACGGAGAAATCAATTACAATCCCAAGGATTACGAGGAATATCCCGATTTTCCCCAATCCATGTTAGAACCCAAGTATTCACCTTATCAGACAGTTTAAGATTATGGCACTCGAAATCACAGGAATGACACGCTCGTTCACGTTCAAGAAAGGCAGCGGAATGATTACGCTCGACGATCCCAACCCGTCGGACAGCCCCGAAATGGTCATGAGTTACTACTCCAACTTCTACCCGGAGCTGACCACGGCGACGGTACACGGACCGGTCATCAAGAATGACAAGGCGGTGTACGAGTTCAAGACCACCATCGGGACAAAAGGATAGGAAACCATGAAGAAGGACAATAAAAAGAAGAAATCATGTGTACCATTGGACGAACATCAGTCGGCACTGCTCGCAAGGCTCATCATCGGCCAGACAGAACGGAATGTACGACACGGTGTGAACAGGACAGAACGGATTACGGCTCCAAGCGGGGCCGTAATTCTTTTCTGAATACGGCACTTGCCCCGATAGCACAGAAAAGTATTGTCGTGGATTCATACGGCAGTAATGGCATCAACGTGATTACGCAGGAAAACTACGAGTTCCTGCGTGACTCGTTTTTCAACTATGCCCTTTTGTTGAAACAGGAAGCGGTGCATACTCCGGGCAAAAGTATCGGGGCAAGCATAGCCAATCTGTACGACGAGATGGACAAACTTGTCGGGGAAGGGATGAATGTGAATATCGAACAGGATAACGGCAGGCTCTATTTCAATCTGTGGAAGTGTCACAAATGGGGCGAACTGACCTTGTACTATTTCCCGATGAAATTCGTTGAATCTCTCAATTCTACGCTCAGGAGGATTTCCATTACATTCATTAACAAGCTGATGTGGGCAAACGGAATCTCTACCATTTTGGACGAAGAGGACACGGATTATATATTCATGTGGCTGAAAGAGGATGATTCGCAGGAGGAGGAAGAGGAAACTGTCAAAAGACTGGAACTGGTACGGTCATACGAGAAAGGGAAAATCGGCAGGCTGCTAAAGCATGTTGAAAAAAAGTCCTATTACAAGGATTTGCC
Encoded proteins:
- a CDS encoding PRTRC system protein C, with product MALEITGMTRSFTFKKGSGMITLDDPNPSDSPEMVMSYYSNFYPELTTATVHGPVIKNDKAVYEFKTTIGTKG